In the genome of Syntrophorhabdus sp., one region contains:
- a CDS encoding OmpA family protein — protein LVAIEVGHLKNKVMIEGYTDARPYVNPDYTNWELSADRANAARRILEQNGVGKGQIVQVRGFADRNLKHPEKPLDFGNRRVSILVATTEPKPSDTITPAAPAVTPQKQTVAPASPEVAPKIEAK, from the coding sequence ACTCGTCGCCATCGAGGTGGGGCACCTCAAGAACAAGGTCATGATCGAGGGCTACACGGACGCGCGTCCCTACGTGAACCCCGATTATACAAACTGGGAACTGAGCGCGGACCGGGCGAACGCGGCCAGGCGCATCCTCGAACAAAACGGGGTCGGGAAGGGCCAGATCGTTCAGGTGCGCGGCTTTGCCGACCGAAACCTCAAGCACCCCGAAAAGCCTCTCGATTTCGGAAACAGGAGGGTGAGCATACTTGTCGCGACGACGGAGCCAAAGCCATCGGATACCATCACTCCTGCGGCTCCCGCTGTCACGCCACAGAAGCAAACGGTGGCCCCCGCGTCCCCGGAGGTGGCACCGAAGATAGAGGCCAAATGA